The following proteins come from a genomic window of Corallococcus sp. NCRR:
- a CDS encoding DUF4388 domain-containing protein, whose translation MAIHGDLFSYPLPEFLQWLDSSRKTGTLQLSWEAGERKLFLLSGQVGATASEGLRGRVARLLSLPKLATGTRVLAAFDELTRTPDVDAAFDAHGVQARWVRDLGREELFAAMTDLTIAGQGTFHWTEDADRTGEDWVPSDMSIRELLFESLRWVDEQGDVDKALPIDALSVKALSPPSPSQPLMHRIILALTTTPQNLGRLRLSMGVSRSSVTRRVHELLRAKLVEVDGAPQVEADPVAEMLEKGAVLMREGQYDAAGIVCASLLASDPADRRVREFARLVQREHVAALYADLPPLVVPRLIQSPQTMVMLKPEERQIAGLISGTWDVSTLVLASPARELETLKTLAKLHRMGLLELTLPR comes from the coding sequence ATGGCCATCCACGGCGACCTCTTCAGCTACCCGCTCCCCGAGTTCCTTCAATGGCTGGACAGCTCCCGCAAGACGGGGACGCTCCAGCTGTCGTGGGAGGCAGGCGAGCGCAAGTTGTTCCTCCTGTCCGGCCAGGTGGGGGCCACCGCGAGCGAAGGCCTGCGCGGCCGGGTGGCCCGCCTGCTGTCCTTGCCGAAGCTGGCGACGGGCACGCGCGTGCTGGCGGCGTTCGACGAGCTGACGCGCACGCCGGACGTGGACGCGGCCTTCGACGCGCACGGCGTCCAGGCGCGGTGGGTGCGGGACCTGGGCCGCGAGGAGCTGTTCGCGGCGATGACGGACCTGACCATCGCGGGGCAGGGCACCTTCCACTGGACGGAGGACGCGGACCGCACCGGTGAGGACTGGGTGCCGTCCGACATGAGCATCCGCGAGCTGCTCTTCGAGTCCCTGCGCTGGGTGGACGAGCAGGGGGACGTGGACAAGGCGCTGCCCATCGACGCGCTGAGCGTGAAGGCGCTGTCGCCGCCCAGCCCCAGCCAGCCGTTGATGCACCGGATCATCCTGGCGCTGACGACGACGCCGCAGAACCTGGGGCGGCTGCGGCTGTCCATGGGCGTGTCGCGCTCGTCGGTGACGCGCCGGGTGCACGAGCTGCTGCGCGCGAAGCTGGTGGAGGTGGACGGCGCGCCGCAGGTGGAAGCCGACCCCGTGGCGGAGATGCTGGAGAAGGGCGCGGTGCTGATGCGCGAGGGCCAGTACGACGCGGCCGGCATCGTGTGCGCGTCCCTGCTGGCCAGCGACCCCGCGGACCGGCGCGTGCGCGAGTTCGCGCGCCTGGTGCAGCGCGAGCACGTGGCCGCGCTCTACGCGGACCTGCCGCCGCTGGTGGTGCCGCGGCTGATCCAATCCCCGCAGACGATGGTGATGCTCAAGCCGGAGGAGCGGCAGATCGCCGGCCTCATCAGCGGGACGTGGGACGTGTCCACGCTGGTGCTGGCCAGCCCCGCGCGGGAGCTGGAGACGCTCAAGACGCTGGCGAAGCTGCACCGCATGGGGCTGTTGGAGCTCACGCTCCCGCGCTGA
- a CDS encoding metalloenzyme: MRVAVLFIDGVGIGRKDPAVNPLADRDHLLSWFQDAPVPVLPHGGMGLPVDPTFGVPGRPQSASNQTAILTGDPAPVLVGGHVLGYPNTALRDLLAERSIVRRLKAAGRTATFANAYPAPYLDALGVPRRPSTSPPEFTLSERAARKVRPSAAKLAFAAGGEALRTLDDARSGDGLTHDITGAAARAHGLDVPHRTPGEAAALFWRIAGGADFTFFEHYLADEAGHAQDFTAARLALDTFDAFLRAVAATRPDDARVLVCSDHGNVEDLSVRGHTVHAVPMLYFGPSAPEVASFSTVADVGRAVLRWLGAN; this comes from the coding sequence GTGCGCGTCGCGGTCCTGTTCATCGACGGGGTGGGCATCGGACGGAAGGACCCGGCCGTGAACCCGCTCGCGGACCGCGACCACCTCCTTTCCTGGTTCCAGGACGCCCCCGTCCCCGTCCTGCCCCACGGCGGCATGGGCCTCCCGGTGGACCCCACCTTCGGCGTGCCCGGCCGGCCCCAGTCCGCCTCCAACCAGACGGCCATCCTCACCGGAGACCCCGCCCCCGTGCTCGTGGGCGGCCACGTGCTGGGCTACCCCAACACCGCGCTGAGGGATTTGCTCGCGGAGCGCTCCATCGTGCGGCGCCTCAAGGCCGCGGGCCGCACCGCCACCTTCGCCAACGCGTACCCCGCGCCGTACCTGGACGCGCTCGGCGTCCCCCGGCGCCCGTCCACATCCCCGCCGGAGTTCACCCTGTCGGAGCGCGCCGCGCGCAAGGTGCGCCCCTCGGCCGCGAAGCTCGCCTTCGCCGCGGGAGGTGAAGCGCTGCGCACGCTGGACGACGCGCGGTCCGGCGACGGCCTCACGCACGACATCACCGGCGCCGCCGCTCGCGCGCACGGACTGGACGTGCCCCACCGCACGCCCGGCGAAGCCGCGGCCCTCTTCTGGCGCATCGCGGGAGGGGCGGACTTCACCTTCTTCGAGCACTACCTCGCCGACGAGGCCGGCCACGCCCAGGACTTCACGGCCGCCCGTCTGGCGCTCGACACCTTCGACGCCTTCCTGCGCGCCGTGGCGGCCACCCGGCCGGACGACGCGCGCGTGTTGGTGTGCAGTGACCACGGCAACGTGGAGGACCTGTCGGTTCGAGGACACACCGTGCACGCCGTGCCCATGCTCTACTTCGGCCCCTCCGCCCCGGAGGTAGCCTCGTTCTCCACCGTCGCGGACGTGGGCCGCGCGGTGCTGCGCTGGCTCGGGGCCAACTAG
- a CDS encoding alpha-amylase family glycosyl hydrolase, with product MTDSKINRPKLSSTPATGSTTPTAATLAERQKAAAAKAAATKRNQSGFESAPATGARAPVAGTGNLARSANASALLGAAPTSAVKNGATVANPTTRTITFTYDAGPHAALTNPKLKGSWGADGRYDAQWSSGGIPMKPLGNGKYEATVKVADDGLAHNWEWGVSVDGPSGKDQWAVMGEGNLKLDLSKATASYSPTTYHSMGAQKSGQDVNFKFWAPDARAVQVKVTDKEGREQRIPMTRDEGGNWTAQAKGAWAQMEGKAYVYEVVDSTGAVSDRPDPYARRMMGEQRGLDRLYLDPTRGKEVDRYFPGATGLMRFDIDSAEDADSAFLVLKDGDGNPLNKQQLQERLGKFDDTLIDKLHGGKLNDFWSRNVTDDGRIKMTNQAGAWTALVNDPDKLAGLRYEFQVFDKDAQGKLHLRDDVNNDGKLSDVERRASTENDPWSNLITKGSGVDFRGSILTDPTTFQFKNDDVPREKDPSKWVVYQLHPGSFLGEAGNANRSTMEDLIKKLDYFKELGVTTLELLPTNEVEGARNWGYLGVNSLATESSFGFEDETGQWVEGDEALKRFIDAAHGKGLNVVSDVVYNHVFGDHNGLWNVGGPSNPYFNWAKEPGQFEQRDTPWGAVPAYNTPQVKQLFVDHAVQQIAELKFDGLRFDFTEPIKGTGGKDGWDMLREINRQVHFINPNAWTVAEQFDYEPDISRPAKADGTGGGFDAQWYTEFQHRLVRDNSKPGLIQAASRGMKTDVDAFVNLMTNPRGLDGWKHALSIISNHDEVGNAERTMDTAEGENPTDFPDNWARGAARFAAGIGMAGPGIPMFFQGDEFGAQNPFKWGNPSTWDSDWSWQDIGKGVDFGKVTFNDTTKATYERLFSLSPDARAKDSAYKAFSADDKKLFAEVAAMPASERRDAMLDITRRQSFSFYKDSIGLRNSSDAFSAAAEVKRVYTHNDDSVMAFTRKSGNEEFLVVGSLNKKNLEGYSLPLPPGQWKEVLNSDAAVYGGGNFGNYGATLNGGNTPVNIPAGGYVVMKKVG from the coding sequence GTGACTGATTCCAAAATCAACCGCCCGAAACTCTCCTCGACCCCCGCCACGGGTAGCACCACCCCCACCGCCGCCACGCTGGCGGAACGTCAGAAGGCCGCCGCCGCGAAGGCCGCCGCCACGAAGCGCAACCAGTCCGGCTTCGAGTCCGCCCCCGCGACCGGCGCGCGCGCCCCGGTGGCCGGCACCGGCAACCTGGCCCGCTCCGCCAACGCGAGCGCGCTGTTGGGCGCCGCGCCCACGTCCGCGGTGAAGAACGGCGCGACGGTGGCGAACCCCACGACGCGCACCATCACCTTCACGTACGACGCGGGCCCGCACGCGGCGCTCACCAACCCGAAGCTCAAGGGCAGTTGGGGCGCGGACGGCCGCTACGACGCGCAGTGGTCCTCCGGCGGCATCCCCATGAAGCCGCTGGGCAACGGCAAGTACGAGGCCACGGTGAAAGTGGCGGACGACGGCCTGGCGCACAACTGGGAGTGGGGCGTCAGCGTGGACGGCCCGTCCGGCAAGGACCAGTGGGCGGTGATGGGCGAGGGCAACCTCAAGTTGGACCTGTCCAAGGCCACCGCGTCCTACTCGCCCACGACGTACCACTCGATGGGCGCGCAGAAGTCCGGCCAGGACGTGAACTTCAAGTTCTGGGCGCCGGACGCGCGGGCCGTGCAGGTGAAGGTGACGGACAAGGAGGGCCGCGAGCAGCGCATCCCCATGACGCGCGACGAGGGCGGCAACTGGACCGCGCAGGCCAAGGGCGCGTGGGCCCAGATGGAGGGCAAGGCCTACGTCTACGAGGTCGTGGACTCCACGGGCGCTGTCAGCGACCGCCCGGACCCGTACGCGCGCCGGATGATGGGCGAGCAGCGCGGCCTGGACCGGCTCTACCTGGACCCCACGCGCGGCAAGGAGGTGGACCGCTACTTCCCCGGCGCCACCGGCCTGATGCGCTTCGACATCGACAGCGCGGAGGACGCGGACAGCGCGTTCCTCGTCCTCAAGGACGGCGACGGCAACCCGCTCAACAAGCAGCAGCTCCAGGAGCGCCTGGGCAAGTTCGATGACACCCTCATCGACAAGCTGCACGGCGGAAAGCTCAACGACTTCTGGTCACGCAACGTCACCGACGACGGCCGCATCAAGATGACGAACCAGGCCGGCGCGTGGACCGCGCTCGTCAACGATCCGGACAAGCTGGCCGGCCTGCGCTACGAGTTCCAGGTGTTCGACAAGGACGCGCAGGGAAAGCTGCACCTGCGCGACGACGTGAACAACGACGGCAAGCTGTCCGACGTGGAGCGCCGGGCGTCCACGGAGAACGACCCCTGGAGCAACCTCATCACCAAGGGCAGCGGCGTGGACTTCCGCGGCTCCATCCTCACCGACCCCACGACGTTCCAGTTCAAGAACGACGACGTGCCGCGTGAGAAGGATCCGTCCAAGTGGGTGGTGTACCAGCTCCACCCGGGCAGCTTCCTGGGCGAGGCGGGCAACGCCAACCGCTCCACCATGGAGGACCTGATCAAGAAGCTGGATTACTTCAAGGAGCTGGGCGTCACCACGCTGGAGCTGTTGCCCACCAACGAGGTGGAGGGCGCGCGCAACTGGGGCTACCTGGGCGTCAACAGCCTGGCCACGGAGAGTTCCTTCGGCTTCGAGGACGAGACCGGCCAGTGGGTGGAGGGCGATGAGGCCCTCAAGCGCTTCATCGACGCGGCCCACGGCAAGGGCCTGAACGTGGTGTCGGACGTCGTCTACAACCACGTCTTCGGCGACCACAACGGCCTGTGGAACGTGGGCGGCCCCAGCAACCCCTACTTCAACTGGGCCAAGGAGCCCGGCCAGTTCGAGCAGCGCGATACGCCGTGGGGCGCCGTGCCCGCGTACAACACGCCGCAGGTGAAGCAGCTCTTCGTGGACCACGCCGTGCAGCAGATCGCCGAGCTGAAGTTCGACGGCCTGCGCTTCGACTTCACGGAGCCCATCAAGGGCACGGGCGGCAAGGACGGCTGGGACATGCTCCGGGAGATCAACCGCCAGGTGCACTTCATCAACCCCAACGCGTGGACCGTGGCGGAGCAGTTCGACTACGAGCCGGACATCTCGCGCCCCGCGAAGGCGGACGGCACGGGCGGCGGCTTTGACGCCCAGTGGTACACGGAGTTCCAGCACCGGCTGGTGCGCGACAACAGCAAGCCGGGCCTCATCCAGGCCGCCTCGCGCGGGATGAAGACGGACGTGGACGCGTTCGTGAACCTGATGACGAACCCGCGCGGCCTGGACGGCTGGAAGCACGCGCTGTCCATCATCAGCAACCACGACGAGGTGGGCAACGCGGAGCGCACCATGGACACCGCGGAGGGCGAGAACCCCACCGACTTCCCGGACAACTGGGCGCGCGGCGCCGCCCGCTTCGCCGCCGGCATCGGCATGGCCGGCCCCGGCATCCCCATGTTCTTCCAGGGTGACGAGTTCGGCGCCCAGAACCCCTTCAAGTGGGGCAACCCGTCCACCTGGGACAGCGACTGGAGCTGGCAGGACATCGGCAAGGGCGTGGACTTCGGCAAGGTGACGTTCAACGACACCACCAAGGCCACCTACGAGCGCCTCTTCAGCCTGTCCCCGGACGCGCGCGCGAAGGACAGCGCGTACAAGGCCTTCTCCGCGGACGACAAGAAGCTGTTCGCGGAGGTGGCCGCCATGCCCGCCTCCGAGCGCCGGGACGCGATGCTGGACATCACCCGCCGGCAGTCCTTCAGCTTCTACAAGGACTCCATCGGCCTCAGGAACAGCAGCGACGCCTTCAGCGCCGCGGCGGAGGTGAAGCGCGTCTACACCCACAACGACGACAGCGTGATGGCCTTCACGCGCAAGTCGGGCAACGAGGAGTTCCTCGTGGTGGGCAGCCTCAACAAGAAGAACCTGGAGGGCTACTCGCTGCCCCTGCCCCCGGGCCAGTGGAAGGAAGTGCTGAACAGCGACGCCGCGGTGTACGGCGGCGGCAACTTCGGCAACTACGGCGCCACGCTGAACGGCGGGAACACCCCGGTGAACATCCCCGCCGGCGGCTACGTGGTGATGAAGAAGGTCGGCTAG
- a CDS encoding GTP-binding protein, whose product MSSVNLMAREVAAKIVFYGPGLSGKTTTLRKVYETVRPAHRGEMMSIATEGDRTLFFDFLPVKVERVGDCSVRLALYTVPGQVFYNATRKLVLQGADGVVFVADSQAEAMDANRESLANLEENLLENGIRLDRFPLVMQWNKRDLDNILSVEELRRELNPRGVPDFETAAANGRGVMDALKTITRLVIKDLRAKRIVPPPRPAPGETAPAGLEAQLSQHLHHRQPPPTATPPAASPTAAATPVPRTLTAPAPPRVEPAAVPAVAAAPAASTRLLGPTSALAPGDLFDHARAAEAAFTAGDYTTCVTACTDAVRRAMAFAGEGSLAQQAFLLHVDGSDLLRLQGLSTLPQLRVDDAAFALYVLMQVFVRLNAVGLPTAG is encoded by the coding sequence GTGAGCAGCGTGAACCTGATGGCCCGCGAAGTGGCCGCGAAGATCGTCTTCTACGGCCCCGGCCTGTCGGGGAAGACGACGACCCTGCGAAAGGTCTACGAGACCGTTCGCCCGGCCCACCGCGGCGAGATGATGTCCATCGCCACCGAAGGCGACCGGACGCTCTTCTTCGACTTCCTGCCGGTGAAGGTGGAGCGCGTGGGCGACTGCTCCGTGCGCCTGGCCCTCTACACCGTGCCCGGGCAGGTCTTCTACAACGCCACCCGCAAGCTGGTGCTCCAGGGCGCGGACGGCGTGGTGTTCGTGGCGGACTCGCAGGCGGAGGCCATGGACGCCAACCGCGAGTCCCTGGCCAACCTGGAGGAGAACCTCCTGGAGAACGGCATCCGCCTGGACCGCTTCCCGCTGGTGATGCAGTGGAACAAGCGGGACCTGGACAACATCCTCTCCGTGGAGGAGCTGCGCCGGGAGCTCAACCCGCGCGGCGTCCCTGACTTCGAGACGGCCGCCGCCAACGGCCGGGGCGTGATGGACGCGCTCAAGACCATCACCCGGCTGGTCATCAAGGACCTGCGCGCCAAGCGCATCGTCCCGCCGCCCCGCCCCGCCCCGGGCGAAACGGCCCCCGCGGGCCTGGAGGCGCAGCTGTCGCAGCACCTGCACCACCGCCAGCCTCCGCCGACCGCGACGCCGCCCGCCGCCAGCCCTACCGCCGCCGCCACGCCCGTGCCCCGCACGCTGACGGCGCCCGCCCCGCCGCGCGTGGAGCCCGCGGCCGTGCCCGCCGTGGCCGCGGCGCCGGCCGCGAGCACCAGGCTGCTGGGGCCCACGAGCGCGCTGGCGCCGGGGGACCTCTTCGACCACGCCCGGGCCGCGGAGGCCGCCTTCACCGCCGGGGACTACACCACCTGCGTCACCGCCTGCACCGACGCTGTCCGCCGCGCCATGGCGTTCGCGGGGGAAGGCTCCCTGGCCCAGCAGGCCTTCCTGCTGCACGTGGACGGCTCGGACCTGCTGCGCCTGCAGGGGCTGTCCACACTGCCGCAGCTGCGCGTGGACGACGCGGCGTTCGCGCTCTACGTGCTCATGCAGGTCTTCGTGCGACTCAACGCCGTGGGGCTTCCGACCGCCGGGTGA
- a CDS encoding anhydro-N-acetylmuramic acid kinase: protein MRPATPPSPSLPPRLCVGVLSGTSVDAADAALCRVDGTGADLKLQLLAHVSHPFTPDLVARVLGPQDARSLCALNFELGERFAEAVLAVIARAGVKREDVHVVGSHGQTMAHLPSDLSAIASTLQIGEAAVIAERTGLPVVSDFRTRDMAVGGQGAPLVPYMDWAVFRNRERPDVTRAFLNLGGIANISVVGEHVDDTLAFDTGPANMVLDGLARRVTQGQLACDRDGSLSSRGQVIPALLEELLAHPFLARPPPRSAGREGFGEPLVDRLWAAAPERPHDLMATARAFTVEATARAFDTWVRPRFPRLEAVYVSGGGTRNPVLMADLRARLAPVPLERLDVLGFPEEAKEAALFALLAAEHRAGTPANVRPATGAGRRVVLGKLTP, encoded by the coding sequence ATGCGCCCCGCCACGCCACCCTCCCCCTCCCTGCCGCCCCGGCTTTGCGTGGGCGTGCTGTCCGGAACCAGCGTGGACGCGGCGGACGCGGCGCTGTGCCGGGTGGACGGCACCGGCGCGGACTTGAAGCTCCAGCTGCTCGCGCATGTCTCCCACCCCTTCACGCCGGACCTCGTCGCCCGGGTGCTGGGACCGCAGGACGCCCGGAGCCTCTGCGCCCTCAACTTCGAACTGGGGGAGCGCTTCGCCGAAGCCGTGCTGGCCGTCATCGCGCGCGCGGGCGTGAAGCGCGAGGACGTCCACGTCGTCGGCTCGCATGGCCAGACGATGGCCCACCTGCCCTCGGACCTGTCCGCCATCGCCTCCACGCTCCAGATTGGCGAAGCGGCCGTCATCGCCGAGCGCACCGGCCTGCCCGTCGTCAGCGACTTCCGCACCCGCGACATGGCGGTGGGCGGCCAGGGGGCTCCGCTCGTGCCCTACATGGACTGGGCCGTGTTCCGGAACCGCGAACGGCCGGACGTCACCCGCGCGTTCCTCAACCTGGGCGGCATCGCCAACATCAGCGTCGTGGGCGAGCACGTGGACGACACGCTCGCGTTCGACACCGGGCCCGCGAACATGGTGCTGGACGGCCTGGCGCGCCGGGTGACGCAGGGACAGCTCGCGTGCGACCGCGACGGCAGCCTGTCCTCCCGGGGCCAGGTGATTCCCGCGCTCCTGGAGGAGCTGCTCGCGCATCCGTTCCTCGCGCGGCCGCCACCGCGCAGCGCGGGCCGCGAGGGCTTCGGTGAGCCGCTGGTGGACCGGCTCTGGGCGGCGGCCCCGGAGCGTCCCCACGACCTGATGGCCACCGCACGGGCCTTCACCGTGGAGGCCACCGCGCGCGCCTTCGACACCTGGGTGCGGCCCCGCTTTCCCCGGCTGGAGGCCGTGTATGTCTCCGGCGGCGGCACGCGGAACCCGGTGCTGATGGCGGACCTGCGGGCGCGGCTGGCCCCGGTGCCGCTGGAGCGGCTGGACGTGCTGGGATTTCCCGAGGAGGCGAAGGAGGCGGCCCTCTTCGCCCTGCTCGCGGCCGAGCACCGGGCCGGGACGCCCGCGAATGTTCGCCCCGCAACTGGCGCCGGGCGCCGAGTCGTTCTAGGTAAGCTGACACCGTGA
- a CDS encoding nucleotide sugar dehydrogenase gives MVGNPLLGRIQNREAKVGVVGLGYVGLPLGMAFAEAGFPVTGLDVDQRKIDKIAKGESYIKHIPSAPLAELTNAGKLKATNDFAKSRELDCVVICVPTPLTASREPDMTFIIQTGEALAPYVRPGQLFILESTTYPGTTEEVLKPLLEKNGLKAGVDFFLAFSPEREDPGNKGFNTKTIPKVVGGYSPACLEVAVALYGSALKEVVPVSSTRVAELAKLLENIYRCVNIAMVNEMKMLCDRMNVDVWEVIQAASTKPFGFQPFYPGPGLGGHCIPIDPFYLTWKAREFEFHTKFIELAGEVNWQMPYYVVQRTMEALNQNKKVLNGAKVLCIGAAYKKDIDDHRESPSLRVMTLLKEKGAEIAYHDPFVKELHKGHGFNMEMKSVPLDPETLNQYDAVMILTDHSHIDYNELVQRSNIVIDTRNATKSVTQGREKIVKA, from the coding sequence ATGGTTGGCAACCCGTTGCTGGGTCGGATTCAGAATCGGGAAGCGAAGGTGGGCGTGGTGGGTCTCGGGTACGTCGGTCTTCCGCTGGGCATGGCCTTCGCGGAAGCGGGCTTCCCGGTCACGGGGCTGGACGTCGACCAGCGCAAGATCGACAAGATCGCCAAGGGTGAGAGCTACATCAAGCACATCCCCAGCGCGCCGCTGGCGGAGCTCACCAACGCTGGCAAGCTCAAGGCGACGAACGACTTCGCGAAGTCCCGCGAGCTGGACTGCGTGGTCATCTGCGTGCCCACGCCGCTGACCGCGTCGCGTGAGCCGGACATGACCTTCATCATCCAGACGGGCGAGGCCCTGGCGCCGTACGTGCGCCCCGGCCAGCTCTTCATCCTGGAGTCCACCACCTACCCGGGCACGACCGAAGAGGTGCTCAAGCCGCTGCTGGAGAAGAACGGCCTCAAGGCGGGCGTGGACTTCTTCCTGGCCTTCAGCCCCGAGCGCGAGGACCCGGGCAACAAGGGCTTCAATACGAAGACGATTCCGAAGGTCGTGGGCGGCTACTCGCCCGCGTGCCTCGAGGTGGCGGTCGCCCTCTACGGCAGCGCGCTGAAGGAAGTGGTCCCGGTGTCGTCCACGCGCGTGGCGGAGCTGGCCAAGCTGCTGGAGAACATCTACCGCTGCGTGAACATCGCCATGGTCAACGAGATGAAGATGCTCTGCGACCGCATGAACGTGGACGTGTGGGAGGTCATCCAGGCCGCCAGCACCAAGCCCTTCGGCTTCCAGCCGTTCTACCCGGGCCCCGGCCTGGGCGGGCACTGCATCCCCATCGACCCGTTCTACCTGACGTGGAAGGCGCGCGAGTTCGAGTTCCACACCAAGTTCATCGAGCTGGCCGGTGAGGTGAACTGGCAGATGCCCTACTACGTGGTGCAGCGCACGATGGAGGCGCTCAACCAGAACAAGAAGGTGCTCAACGGCGCGAAGGTCCTCTGCATCGGCGCGGCGTACAAGAAGGACATCGACGACCACCGCGAGTCCCCGTCGCTGCGCGTGATGACGCTCCTCAAGGAGAAGGGCGCGGAGATCGCCTACCACGACCCGTTCGTGAAGGAGCTGCACAAGGGCCACGGCTTCAACATGGAAATGAAGTCCGTCCCGCTCGACCCGGAGACGCTCAACCAGTACGACGCGGTGATGATCCTCACGGACCACTCGCACATCGACTACAACGAGCTGGTCCAGCGCTCGAACATCGTCATCGACACGCGCAACGCGACCAAGAGCGTCACCCAGGGCCGCGAGAAGATCGTCAAGGCGTAA
- a CDS encoding SET domain-containing protein: MLRVKTSVKRSPIHGVGLFAEEHIPEGTIIWAFDRPIDQRFWPVDVVGMSANEKAFLARYAFCERGTLVLCGDHARFMNHSDEANCGTNASRTATVARRDIAAGEELTDDYTTMEDPWNEFQGLIEAEPVPGSPTLH, from the coding sequence ATGTTGCGAGTGAAGACCTCGGTGAAGCGTTCGCCCATTCACGGCGTGGGGCTGTTCGCCGAAGAGCACATCCCCGAAGGCACCATCATCTGGGCCTTCGACCGCCCCATCGACCAGCGCTTCTGGCCCGTGGACGTCGTGGGCATGAGCGCCAACGAGAAGGCCTTCCTCGCCCGCTACGCCTTCTGTGAGCGGGGCACGCTGGTGCTGTGCGGGGACCACGCGCGGTTCATGAACCACTCGGACGAGGCCAACTGCGGCACCAACGCGTCCCGCACCGCCACCGTCGCCCGGCGAGACATCGCGGCGGGGGAGGAGCTCACGGACGACTACACCACCATGGAGGACCCGTGGAACGAGTTCCAGGGCCTCATCGAAGCGGAGCCCGTGCCCGGGAGCCCCACGCTGCACTGA
- a CDS encoding TldD/PmbA family protein yields the protein MAASLLMGASPAPDPRAPLLDAMSAELQRNQQQLKVTGHEAPYFLSYGVKDYESRLIIARYGALFQDDDYRERKLGVDVRVGSYDYDSSVADSLDFGFSTSKGSSFTARKDGPQDDSPLALRTALWLVTDEKYKAALFQYLKKKGEDVYAVEDPKRPASFSRETPATYVQPPVPFPFDRQKWRKLARDVSARFNAHPELFDSEVRITADKVTRLFVSSEGTRLITEETLYAFHVSAVTRAPDGQLLDNSRSFYLPTEAGMPSEARVHEAARKVIDELLALRQAPAITPYAGPAILAPEAAGVLFHETLGHRLEADRQDGDTDGKTFKGQEGKQILPAFLSLRDDPSRREVNGEPLNGYYLYDEEGVKGQPVSLVEKGVLKGYLMSRHPVEGFPRSNGHGRGQGTLQPVARMANLIVDSTKQVSDAELKKLLIAEAKRQGKPYGLIIRDITGGNTNTSSYGYQAFKGVPRMVYRVDVKTGEETLVRGVEIVGTPLSSVNRILATGQRPGVFNGFCGAESGNVPVSTVAPAVLLQELELQRTMEGKDRPPLLPGPAALQKGTAGPEAKKD from the coding sequence ATGGCCGCGTCGCTGCTGATGGGCGCCTCTCCCGCTCCCGACCCTCGCGCCCCGCTGCTGGACGCGATGAGCGCGGAGCTCCAGCGCAACCAGCAGCAGCTCAAGGTGACCGGCCATGAGGCGCCGTACTTCCTGAGCTACGGCGTGAAGGACTACGAGTCGCGGTTGATCATCGCGCGCTACGGAGCGCTGTTCCAGGACGACGACTACCGCGAGCGCAAGCTGGGCGTGGACGTGCGCGTGGGCAGCTACGACTACGACAGCTCCGTGGCGGACTCGCTCGACTTCGGTTTCAGCACCAGCAAGGGCTCCAGCTTCACCGCGCGCAAGGACGGGCCGCAGGACGACTCGCCGCTCGCGCTGCGCACGGCGCTGTGGCTCGTCACGGATGAGAAGTACAAGGCCGCGCTCTTCCAGTACCTGAAGAAGAAGGGCGAGGACGTCTACGCGGTGGAGGACCCCAAGCGCCCCGCGTCCTTCTCCCGGGAGACGCCGGCCACCTACGTGCAGCCGCCGGTGCCGTTCCCGTTCGACAGGCAGAAGTGGCGCAAGCTGGCGCGAGACGTGTCCGCGCGCTTCAACGCGCACCCGGAGCTGTTCGATTCAGAGGTGCGTATCACCGCGGACAAGGTCACGCGGCTGTTCGTGTCGTCGGAGGGCACGCGCCTCATCACGGAGGAGACGCTGTACGCGTTCCACGTCTCCGCGGTGACGCGCGCGCCGGACGGGCAGCTCCTGGACAACTCGCGCAGCTTCTACCTGCCCACGGAGGCGGGCATGCCGAGCGAGGCGCGCGTGCACGAGGCCGCGCGGAAGGTCATCGACGAGCTGCTCGCGCTGCGGCAGGCGCCGGCCATCACCCCGTACGCGGGCCCGGCCATCCTGGCGCCGGAGGCCGCGGGCGTGCTCTTCCACGAGACGCTGGGCCACCGGCTGGAGGCGGACCGGCAGGACGGCGACACCGACGGCAAGACGTTCAAGGGCCAGGAGGGCAAGCAGATCCTCCCGGCCTTCCTGTCGCTGCGGGATGATCCGTCCCGGCGCGAGGTGAACGGCGAGCCGCTCAACGGCTACTACCTCTATGACGAAGAGGGCGTGAAGGGTCAGCCGGTGAGCCTGGTGGAGAAGGGCGTGCTCAAGGGCTACCTGATGAGCCGTCACCCGGTGGAGGGCTTCCCCAGGTCCAACGGCCACGGGCGCGGCCAGGGCACGCTCCAGCCGGTGGCGCGCATGGCCAACCTCATCGTGGACAGCACGAAGCAGGTGAGCGACGCGGAGCTGAAGAAGCTGCTCATCGCGGAGGCGAAGCGGCAGGGCAAGCCGTACGGGCTCATCATCCGCGACATCACCGGCGGTAACACCAACACGTCCAGCTACGGCTACCAGGCCTTCAAGGGCGTGCCGCGCATGGTGTACCGGGTGGACGTGAAGACCGGGGAGGAGACGCTGGTGCGCGGCGTGGAAATCGTGGGCACGCCGCTGTCGTCCGTGAACCGCATCCTCGCCACGGGCCAGCGGCCAGGCGTGTTCAACGGCTTCTGCGGCGCGGAGAGCGGCAACGTGCCCGTGTCCACCGTGGCGCCCGCGGTGCTGCTCCAGGAACTGGAGCTTCAGCGCACCATGGAGGGCAAGGACCGGCCGCCGCTTCTGCCGGGCCCGGCCGCCCTCCAGAAGGGGACGGCCGGACCGGAGGCGAAGAAGGACTAG